In one window of Eggerthella guodeyinii DNA:
- a CDS encoding helix-turn-helix transcriptional regulator, producing MGESEPADGMRDIVLLPSKIIVPSRAAHVVERPAVTEKLAAAISCPLTAVVSPAGFGKTTAVVSWLRTLDGVPCAWYLLDAEDAALDRFWLYLVTALRRADERICQSFDDVRLPDEFSKLRPALDALIIQMAEYGRDFVCVLEDFHEVHGDAGVHESVHYLLKHLPPNAHFVVTSRQALRFPTAKMRVEGALNEVGEADLRLSADETGALLAGMGMRLGAEQASAVHEATAGWATGIRLVALLCGDGSRTQVDEALACARVSINDYLFEEVFSVLPAERRRFLAATSVVGSFCLPLAERITGLSREEAAGQVDYLVRNGLFIERFERKEGEDWYRYHPLLADLLHQRLDRMDDLDAGALGAAACAWLEEHGYFDSAVEVAADRGDHARVRQIIVDNWKRLYMSDSHYTVLRWASFLPEAEIMASPLLCAVLAMPFALKGESERANAYLENAIARLHDDEDFLFALCLVQKAFMASFKNDWGRMRQFATQALKYLPQEEFYLRSMMLQVEASSSAAFDLLGAKAAFAKSLAMQLDYGNKCLSSSAFCNLSRICANLGHVQESRHYAERAFALYPEQERRFKPMLGYAYLSIMLCSYEEGDLERALREHETYLVVSSEGVVPGSAAEEALLLAKIRYRTGAPGAREEFFAAMAMDEEGAVLAGPSYPMALDWCRAFRTRALEEAALPFENRTTGVFRGMLAYCLDMVARYEDACAFADAADEEDRSVYVRASAVACAFSEKVARLGRADAYFERAARHARASRLDSALAENLAFLRPAAQRFLARAEDPALAGYVRGLLDSDVDAGEASRLTEREADVMRCIAAGLTIAQAADKLFVSRETVKKHLANIYGKLGVHSKMQAVALLRDAGVV from the coding sequence ATGGGCGAGAGCGAGCCGGCCGACGGCATGCGCGACATCGTACTGCTGCCGTCGAAGATCATCGTCCCGTCGCGGGCCGCGCACGTGGTGGAGCGCCCGGCGGTCACCGAGAAGCTCGCGGCGGCGATCTCGTGCCCGCTGACCGCGGTGGTGTCGCCCGCGGGGTTCGGCAAGACCACGGCGGTGGTGTCGTGGCTGCGCACGCTGGACGGCGTGCCGTGCGCCTGGTACCTGCTCGACGCCGAGGATGCCGCGCTCGACCGCTTCTGGCTCTACCTCGTCACCGCGCTGCGCCGCGCCGACGAGCGCATCTGCCAGTCGTTCGACGACGTGCGCCTGCCCGACGAGTTCTCGAAGCTGCGCCCCGCGCTGGACGCGCTCATCATCCAGATGGCCGAGTACGGGCGTGACTTCGTGTGCGTGCTCGAGGACTTCCACGAGGTGCACGGGGACGCAGGAGTCCACGAGAGCGTGCACTACCTGCTGAAGCACCTGCCGCCGAACGCGCACTTCGTGGTGACCTCGCGCCAGGCGCTCAGGTTCCCCACCGCCAAGATGCGCGTGGAGGGCGCGCTCAACGAGGTGGGCGAGGCCGACCTGCGCCTGTCCGCCGACGAGACGGGCGCGCTGCTCGCGGGCATGGGCATGCGCCTGGGGGCCGAGCAGGCGAGCGCCGTGCACGAGGCGACGGCCGGCTGGGCAACGGGCATCCGGCTCGTGGCGCTGCTGTGCGGCGACGGGTCGCGGACGCAGGTGGACGAGGCCCTGGCCTGCGCCCGCGTCAGTATCAACGACTACCTGTTCGAGGAGGTGTTCAGCGTGCTGCCCGCCGAGCGGCGGCGGTTCCTCGCGGCCACGTCGGTGGTGGGGTCGTTCTGCCTGCCCCTGGCCGAGCGCATCACGGGCCTGTCGCGCGAGGAGGCGGCCGGGCAGGTGGACTACCTCGTGCGCAACGGCCTGTTCATCGAGCGGTTCGAGCGCAAGGAAGGCGAGGACTGGTACCGCTACCACCCGCTGCTGGCCGACCTGCTCCATCAGCGCCTCGACCGCATGGACGACCTCGACGCCGGGGCGCTGGGAGCCGCCGCGTGCGCGTGGCTCGAGGAGCACGGCTACTTCGACTCGGCGGTGGAGGTGGCGGCCGATCGGGGCGATCACGCGCGCGTGCGCCAGATCATCGTGGACAACTGGAAGCGGCTGTACATGAGCGACAGCCACTACACCGTGCTGCGCTGGGCGTCGTTCCTCCCCGAGGCCGAGATCATGGCGAGCCCGCTCCTGTGCGCGGTGCTGGCCATGCCGTTCGCGCTGAAGGGCGAGTCCGAGCGCGCCAACGCCTACCTAGAGAACGCCATCGCGCGCCTGCACGACGACGAGGACTTCCTGTTCGCGCTGTGCCTCGTGCAGAAGGCGTTCATGGCGTCGTTCAAGAACGATTGGGGCCGCATGCGCCAGTTCGCGACGCAGGCGCTGAAGTACCTGCCGCAGGAGGAGTTCTACCTGCGCAGCATGATGCTGCAGGTGGAGGCGTCGTCCAGCGCGGCGTTCGACCTGCTGGGCGCGAAGGCGGCGTTCGCGAAATCGCTGGCCATGCAGCTGGACTACGGCAACAAGTGCCTGTCGAGCTCGGCCTTCTGCAACCTGTCGCGCATCTGCGCGAACCTCGGCCACGTGCAGGAGTCGCGCCATTACGCCGAGCGCGCGTTCGCGCTGTACCCCGAGCAGGAGCGCCGCTTCAAGCCCATGCTGGGCTACGCCTACCTGTCCATCATGCTGTGCTCCTACGAGGAAGGCGACCTCGAGCGGGCCCTGCGCGAGCACGAGACCTACCTGGTGGTGTCGTCGGAGGGCGTCGTGCCGGGCAGCGCCGCCGAGGAGGCGCTGCTGCTGGCGAAGATCCGCTACCGCACGGGCGCGCCGGGCGCGCGCGAGGAGTTCTTCGCGGCGATGGCGATGGACGAGGAGGGCGCGGTTCTGGCGGGTCCCTCGTATCCCATGGCGCTCGACTGGTGCCGGGCGTTCCGCACGCGCGCCCTCGAGGAGGCGGCGCTGCCGTTCGAGAACCGCACCACGGGCGTGTTCCGCGGCATGCTGGCGTACTGCCTCGACATGGTGGCCCGCTACGAGGATGCGTGCGCCTTCGCCGATGCGGCGGACGAGGAAGACCGCTCGGTGTACGTGCGCGCCTCGGCCGTGGCCTGCGCGTTCTCCGAGAAGGTGGCGCGCCTCGGTCGCGCGGACGCCTACTTCGAGCGCGCCGCGCGCCACGCCCGAGCCTCGCGGCTCGACAGCGCGCTGGCCGAGAACCTCGCGTTCCTGCGCCCCGCCGCGCAGCGCTTCCTCGCGCGCGCCGAGGATCCGGCGCTGGCGGGCTACGTGCGCGGCCTGCTGGATTCCGACGTCGACGCGGGCGAGGCCTCGCGCCTCACCGAGCGCGAGGCGGACGTGATGCGCTGCATCGCCGCGGGGCTGACCATCGCCCAGGCGGCCGACAAGCTGTTCGTCTCGCGTGAGACGGTGAAAAAGCACCTGGCGAACATCTACGGCAAGCTGGGCGTGCACTCCAAGATGCAGGCGGTCGCCCTCCTGCGCGACGCCGGCGTCGTCTAG
- a CDS encoding (2Fe-2S)-binding protein produces MKRQKEERLMGNDVSRRDFLKVGGFAGFAAGAAGLGIGSILGAPAEAHAEAITVTDFVYTCPLCGQKTTDYDALVKHFEETHPQAAVPTCAALSINGTDVKVQVEPHWTLRETLLKAVGLTGNAKQMCDRGACGSCTVLVDGVPALSCTTLAVECEGKRIETSEGIAADAKWRPLVEAYAKHDAAQCGYCTPGQFTVAKYIIEKYGAPTDEQIRAELAGNICRCGTYSRHVQAIQEAAAAIEGGN; encoded by the coding sequence ATGAAACGACAGAAGGAGGAGAGGCTCATGGGCAACGACGTGTCGCGCCGTGACTTTCTCAAGGTCGGCGGGTTCGCCGGCTTCGCGGCGGGGGCGGCGGGACTCGGGATCGGCTCGATCCTGGGGGCTCCGGCCGAGGCTCATGCCGAGGCGATCACCGTCACCGATTTCGTGTACACCTGCCCGCTGTGCGGGCAGAAGACCACCGACTACGACGCCCTCGTGAAGCATTTCGAGGAGACCCACCCGCAGGCGGCCGTGCCGACGTGCGCGGCGCTGTCCATCAACGGGACGGACGTCAAGGTGCAGGTGGAGCCCCATTGGACGCTGCGCGAGACGCTGCTGAAGGCCGTGGGCCTGACCGGCAACGCCAAGCAGATGTGCGACCGCGGGGCCTGCGGGTCGTGCACGGTGCTCGTCGACGGCGTGCCCGCGCTGTCCTGCACGACGCTCGCGGTGGAGTGCGAGGGCAAGCGCATCGAGACGTCGGAGGGCATCGCCGCCGACGCGAAGTGGCGCCCGCTCGTGGAGGCGTACGCGAAGCACGATGCCGCGCAGTGCGGCTACTGCACGCCCGGCCAGTTCACCGTGGCGAAGTACATCATCGAGAAGTACGGCGCGCCCACCGACGAGCAGATCCGCGCCGAGCTGGCGGGCAACATCTGCCGCTGCGGCACGTACTCGCGCCACGTGCAGGCGATCCAGGAAGCGGCCGCCGCGATCGAAGGAGGCAACTGA
- a CDS encoding xanthine dehydrogenase family protein molybdopterin-binding subunit, whose translation MGETSVWEPEGTNQDRTDFKVVGTWDHPGRQSWDMVSGAAKYPTDLWMEGTLTAMALRCPYGHAKVKSLDIADAEKIEGVKLVLTYEDEELASMPKYRPAYFEFGGSPLLGDEAEFEGDEVGAVVVAVNEEVCKQALDAIKVEWEVLPFILDAREAAKPGAPILRPEMNPDSNMTGNTFGAAVEWEQGCVEDGFKEADHIEVVDYGRPMWSQFRPMPPAYFSYWADDPWGNPDGEKMCYVTNHAHFPSNGPIVSAFMGAGSHADKYRALSPYMAARYCDFVEKRGAQFAPVLSKRLGGTPVRYVQSRRESFDAAVPQTYLTVRIGFKDDGTLVAVQSENVHQTGARGGYGDKTHGHLVLPPNAQGFKQTVSPNVYSEMAYYVTNGACTTADPGQPQYEPVNLAFAKMADVLGMDVSDVIMKNVRVTDPSLTACMDAAREAFDWAGKWHLAGERTLEDGRLHGVSCRYAASQTWGMISYNINLRMGVDGKIYMPYAEALIGTYWPDAVQLVIAEELGCKLEDVIVYYSPNYNNWQEGDAADRGSTCTWAAKEAAVLLKQQILATGAAAMGVTADEVDLVDSLITLKADPTKQMPIVGMGQLAVGYCGKPKVPFQNDVIRTMNVDMCEVAVDPETGLVEILDYVVAHDFGKVIRPSSALGQIENAITMNSGRALREELIWDEATGVLLNGNMYDYKVPTILDQPKIEPVPVETRCGGGAYGSTGVAHAHANPGLVGQAIQNATGGDFIDMVPYTPDKVLAVLGKIEQ comes from the coding sequence ATGGGCGAGACGAGCGTGTGGGAGCCCGAGGGCACCAACCAGGACCGCACCGACTTCAAGGTGGTGGGCACCTGGGACCATCCGGGACGCCAGTCGTGGGACATGGTGTCGGGCGCGGCGAAGTACCCCACCGACCTGTGGATGGAGGGCACGCTGACCGCGATGGCATTGCGCTGCCCCTACGGCCATGCCAAGGTGAAGAGCCTCGACATCGCCGACGCCGAGAAGATCGAGGGCGTCAAGCTCGTGTTGACCTACGAGGACGAGGAACTGGCGAGCATGCCGAAATACCGTCCGGCGTACTTCGAGTTCGGCGGCAGCCCGCTTCTGGGCGACGAGGCCGAGTTCGAGGGCGACGAGGTGGGCGCCGTCGTGGTGGCCGTGAACGAGGAGGTGTGCAAGCAGGCGCTTGACGCCATCAAGGTGGAGTGGGAGGTGCTGCCGTTCATCCTCGACGCGCGCGAGGCGGCCAAGCCCGGCGCGCCCATCCTGCGCCCCGAGATGAACCCCGACTCCAACATGACCGGCAACACGTTCGGCGCCGCCGTGGAGTGGGAACAGGGCTGCGTGGAAGACGGCTTCAAGGAGGCCGACCACATCGAGGTCGTCGACTACGGCCGCCCCATGTGGAGCCAGTTCCGCCCCATGCCGCCGGCGTACTTCTCCTACTGGGCGGACGACCCGTGGGGCAACCCCGACGGCGAGAAGATGTGCTACGTGACGAACCACGCGCACTTCCCCTCGAACGGCCCCATCGTGTCGGCGTTCATGGGCGCCGGCTCGCACGCCGACAAGTACCGCGCCCTGTCGCCCTACATGGCGGCCCGCTACTGCGACTTCGTGGAGAAGCGCGGCGCGCAGTTCGCGCCGGTGCTGTCCAAGCGCCTGGGCGGCACGCCCGTGCGCTACGTGCAGTCGCGGCGCGAGTCGTTCGACGCGGCGGTGCCCCAGACCTACCTCACCGTGCGCATCGGCTTCAAGGACGACGGCACGCTCGTGGCGGTGCAGTCGGAGAACGTGCACCAGACGGGCGCGCGCGGCGGCTACGGCGACAAGACGCACGGGCACCTCGTGCTGCCGCCGAACGCGCAGGGCTTCAAGCAGACGGTCAGCCCCAACGTGTACTCGGAGATGGCCTACTACGTGACGAACGGCGCCTGCACCACGGCCGACCCCGGCCAGCCGCAGTACGAGCCGGTGAACCTGGCGTTCGCCAAGATGGCCGACGTGCTGGGCATGGACGTGAGCGACGTCATCATGAAGAACGTGCGCGTGACCGACCCGTCGCTCACCGCCTGCATGGACGCGGCGCGCGAGGCCTTCGACTGGGCCGGCAAGTGGCATCTCGCCGGCGAGCGCACGCTTGAGGACGGTCGTCTGCACGGCGTGTCGTGCCGCTACGCCGCCTCGCAGACCTGGGGCATGATCTCGTACAACATCAACCTGCGCATGGGCGTGGACGGCAAGATCTACATGCCCTACGCGGAAGCCCTCATCGGCACGTACTGGCCCGACGCGGTGCAGCTGGTCATCGCCGAGGAGCTGGGATGCAAGCTGGAAGACGTCATCGTCTACTATTCCCCGAACTACAACAACTGGCAGGAGGGCGACGCGGCCGATCGCGGCTCCACGTGCACGTGGGCGGCGAAGGAGGCGGCCGTGCTGCTGAAGCAGCAGATCCTGGCCACGGGCGCGGCGGCCATGGGCGTGACGGCCGACGAGGTGGACCTCGTCGACTCGCTCATCACCCTCAAAGCCGACCCGACCAAGCAGATGCCCATCGTGGGCATGGGCCAGCTGGCCGTGGGGTACTGCGGCAAGCCCAAGGTGCCGTTCCAGAACGACGTCATCCGCACGATGAACGTGGACATGTGCGAGGTGGCCGTCGATCCCGAGACGGGCCTCGTGGAGATCCTCGACTACGTGGTGGCGCACGACTTCGGCAAGGTCATCCGGCCCTCGTCGGCGCTCGGCCAGATCGAGAACGCCATCACCATGAACTCGGGCCGCGCGCTGCGCGAGGAGCTGATCTGGGACGAGGCCACCGGCGTGCTGCTGAACGGCAATATGTACGACTACAAGGTGCCCACCATCCTCGACCAGCCCAAGATCGAGCCCGTGCCCGTGGAAACCCGCTGCGGCGGCGGCGCGTACGGCTCCACCGGCGTGGCGCACGCGCACGCGAACCCGGGCCTCGTGGGCCAGGCCATCCAGAACGCCACCGGCGGAGACTTCATCGACATGGTTCCCTACACGCCCGACAAGGTGCTGGCCGTGCTCGGGAAGATCGAGCAGTAG
- a CDS encoding FAD binding domain-containing protein yields MKHYKHQQAASAKEAASSAASGTAALIAGGTDLLGTLKDEILPTYPDTVIDLKTIPDMDGIAEDGDAVRIGALAKLADVADSDAVKNGCAALAEACARAASPTIRHMGTIGGNACQMHRCWYFRTPDDRFHCKRKGGDWCPARVGDNRYHSIFGDQDGCYAASSHDTAPALVALGATVVTTKREVPAEKFFKANGTRSNVLEDGEVVTEFKVPKAAKSAFQKFALRKSIDFPVVNCAVAQGGDGAVRVVLGGVYPAPVRSAEAEAAVAGGVSEQAAAQAGDAAVAACKPLGKNAYKVEIARTLVKRTLMDIA; encoded by the coding sequence ATGAAACACTACAAGCATCAGCAGGCCGCCTCGGCCAAGGAGGCGGCGTCGAGCGCCGCGTCGGGCACGGCCGCGCTCATCGCGGGCGGCACCGACCTCTTGGGCACGCTCAAGGACGAGATCCTGCCGACGTACCCCGACACGGTGATCGACCTCAAGACGATCCCCGACATGGACGGCATCGCCGAGGACGGCGACGCGGTGCGCATCGGCGCGCTGGCGAAGCTGGCCGACGTGGCCGACAGCGACGCGGTGAAGAACGGCTGCGCGGCGCTGGCCGAGGCCTGCGCCCGCGCCGCGTCGCCCACCATCCGCCACATGGGCACCATCGGCGGCAACGCGTGCCAGATGCACCGCTGCTGGTACTTCCGCACGCCCGACGACCGCTTCCACTGCAAGCGCAAGGGCGGCGACTGGTGCCCGGCGCGCGTGGGCGACAACCGCTACCACTCCATCTTCGGCGACCAGGACGGCTGCTACGCGGCCAGCTCGCACGACACGGCGCCGGCGCTCGTGGCGCTGGGGGCCACCGTGGTCACCACGAAGCGCGAGGTGCCTGCCGAGAAGTTCTTCAAGGCCAACGGCACGCGCTCGAACGTGCTGGAGGATGGCGAGGTGGTAACCGAGTTCAAGGTGCCGAAGGCGGCCAAGAGCGCGTTCCAGAAGTTCGCGCTGCGCAAGTCCATCGACTTCCCCGTGGTGAACTGCGCGGTGGCGCAGGGCGGCGACGGCGCGGTGCGCGTGGTGCTGGGCGGCGTGTACCCGGCTCCCGTGCGCTCGGCCGAGGCCGAGGCCGCGGTGGCCGGCGGCGTGAGCGAGCAGGCGGCCGCGCAGGCGGGCGACGCCGCGGTGGCGGCGTGCAAGCCGCTCGGCAAGAACGCCTACAAGGTGGAGATCGCGCGCACGCTGGTGAAGCGCACGCTCATGGACATCGCCTAA